The Castanea sativa cultivar Marrone di Chiusa Pesio chromosome 11, ASM4071231v1 genome contains a region encoding:
- the LOC142616379 gene encoding uncharacterized protein LOC142616379: MGSPAAAGRMALWSIELSKFDIQYHPCTTIKGQVVADFIAEFTSMEGKEERSPQWIVFTDGSSNKKAGGVGVMLKSPEGEELKFMIRLNFLTTNNEVEYEALLAGLDLAQVVEAVNGEYECKGEKMKKYWEQTKKRIDGLQAKIVQIPRGENEHADRLSKAASAESMITIDGEIGSENSWTTPLISYLKDGTLPNEKEAARKLKVRSARFSNIIRQPAEELTPITAPWSFAQWGLDIMGPFPMAARQLKFLVIGIDYFTKWVEAEALAIITEKNIRGFVWKNIVCRTIVRTPTGETHFQLTYGSEAVIPAEIGLTSYRVDNYDEGRNDQELRLQLDLVDEVRAAAEQRLAQYQDLVAKHYNSRVKHRDFKVRDLVLRKVMGAARDPAQGKLGPNWEGPYKIMSWLRKGTYQLETLDEQKLRHPWNAEHLRRYYQ; this comes from the exons ATGGGCAGCCCTGCAGCCGCCGGACGAATGGCATTGTGGTCAATAGAATTAAGCAAATTTGACATACAATATCACCCCTGCACCACCATTAAGGGGCAAGTGGTTGCcgacttcattgcggaattcaccAGCATGGAAGGCAAAGAGGAAAGAAGTCCCCAATGGATTGTTTTCACGGACGGGTCGTCCAACAAGAAGGCCGGAGGGGTCGGGGTCATGCTTAAATCCCCGGAAGGCGAAGAACTCAAATTTATGATTCGCCTCAATTTTCTTACAACTAATAATGAAGTTGAGTATGAAGCCCTGCTAGCAGGTTTAGACCTTGCCCAAGTTGTAGAGGCC GTGAACGGcgagtacgagtgcaagggcgagaaaatgaagaagtacTGGGAGCAAACGAAAAAGAGGATAGATGGGTTGCAGgccaaaatagtccaaattccaagaggagaaaacgaacaCGCCGACCGTCTTTCCAAAGCCGCATCTGCAGAGTCTATGATCACCATTGACGGG gaaattggttcCGAGAATAGTTGGACCACCCCTttgatctcctacctaaaagatggcacgttGCCTAATGAAAAGGAGGCTGccaggaagctgaaggtccgATCAGCGcg gttcagcaacatcatCCGGCAACCGGCGGAAGAGTTGACCCCCATAACCGCCCCATGGTCTTTcgcccaatgggggttggacatcatgggaccattcccaATGGCAGCAAGGCAACTGAAGTTTCTCGTCATtggcatcgattacttcaccaaatgggttgaagctgaagccTTAGCCATAATCACTGAAAAGAATATAAGGGgttttgtatggaagaacattgttTGCAG aacgATAGTACGAACCCCTACAGGAGAAACCCATTTCCAGTTAACATACGGAAGTGAAGCGGTCATTCCAGCTGAGATAGGACTCACGAGCTATAGGGTGGACAATTacgacgagggaagaaatgatcaagagctACGTCTACAACTGGATCTAGTTGATGAAGTAAGGGCGGCAGCTGAACAGAGACTCGCACAGTACCAGGACCTCGTAgccaaacactacaactcccgagtcaagcaccgagacttcaaggtCAGAGACCTCGTTTTAAGGAAAGTGATGGGCGCTGCTAGAGATCCCGCACAAGGAAAGCTTggcccgaactgggaaggaccctacaagattaTGTCATGGCTaagaaagggcacctatcaACTGGAAACGCTTGACGAGCAGAAGCTACGACACCCATGGAATGCCGAGCATCTCAGAAGATACTACCAGTAA